The following is a genomic window from Nguyenibacter vanlangensis.
TGACATAGCCCGCGCAATCCAGCCCGCGTTCCGCCTCGCCCGGCCAGCCCCAATCCAGCAGCAGCGGCCGCACCCCACGCCCCGCCAGGTCGCGCAGGATCGACAATCCGGCGCCCCCGTTCCCATCCCCGCCGGGCATCAGGTCCAGGATATAGGCCCGGTTCACCAGGCTCGGGACAAACAGCACCGGCCTGCCGCCGCCGGGCGCGTAATCCAGCACCCGCATCTCCCCCTGGCGCCACAGCACCGGCGGCGGCGCCGGATCGACGCGCCGGTACGGATGCCGGCGATAGGCCGCCACCCCCGCGATGAAGGCCGGATCGATGAAAGCGGGGTCGATGAAAGCGGGGTCCGGGACGGCGGACGCGCCCGCCGCCGGATCAGTCTCCCCGTCCGGTTCCCCCTCCGGTCCCCCCGGCACGGCGGCCGCGCTTCGGCCGGGGGGCGTCGCCGCCGTCGGCCCGCCCGGCCAGCCGGGCGTCCAACTGGTCCAGCCGCCGCTCGATCCGGTCGAGCTGCGCGCGGATGGCCCCCAGTTCGCCGCCGCCAGCAGGTGCAGCGCCAGCGGGCGCGGCCCACGGCGCAGCATCGGCCCCGGAGGCAAAGGCGGGAAAAGGCGGCCATCCCCCGGTCCAGGATCCTGCGTCACGATCGCGCGCTCCTTCCCCGGCGGCAGCATCCCCGGCCGCTTCCTTCTCAGCGCCCGCGGACGTCGACGCCGGGGCAGGGGTTGGGGCAGGGGCGGCATGTTCGGTCCAGAACCGCGCCACGCGCTGCATCGTCTCGGCCCATTCCCGGTCCATGCGCAAGGCGGCGCCCTCGCTCTGCCAGATCGCCATCCAGTCCCGCATCAGCGCCGCCGGATCGGGCGGATTACCGGTCATCCGTGCCCGTCTCGCGGAAAACCGCCATCCGGCCGCGCGGCGCATCGTGCATCCTGCTGCGTCTCATGCTATCCTTTCCGCTTTCCCGGCCGCATACAGGCGGCCGTGATGCATCCATCCTCGCCGGATTCGCGTTCAGCCAGGACGTGCCATCGCTTCGTTCCGCCCACCCCGTGCCGACCGACGGCCCAGCTTCGTTGATGGAGGCCATATTGCCGGATGCCAGCAGCCCGGTCGCCCCGATCGTCATCAAGAAATACGCGAACCGTCGCCTGTACGACACCGAAAGTTCGATCTACATCACCCTCGACACGCTGGCCGATATGGTCCGCGCTGGCAAGGAGTTCGTGGTCCACGACGCGCGCACCGGCGACGACATCACCCGCGCCGTCCTGACCCAGATCATCATGGAGGAAGAGACCAAGGGCCGCGCCATGCTGCCCGCCACTTTCCTCCGGCAGCTCATCCGCTTCTACGGCGACAGCATGCAGGGGCTGGTGCCCGACTATCTGGACCAGATGATGGAACAGTTCGCCGCCGGCCAGAAGCAGGTCCGCGCCACGATGCAGCGGACGATGGAAACCTTCCTGCCGCCCGAGATGGAAAAGATCGGGCGGCAGAACCTGGCGATGATGGACCGCGCCATGTCGATGTTCGCCGCCTTCTACCAGCCGGCGCCCGACCAGCCCCCGGCCTCCCGCTCCCCCGAACCCGCGCCGCCCTCCGCGCCATCCGCCGCCGAAACCATGGAGCAGGAACTCCAGCGCCTCCGGCAGGAGGTCGCGTCCCTGCGCGACGCCCTCGCTCCCTCCGACGCCGATGCCGACGCCATGGATTTCACGACGGATTTCACGGCCACCCGACAGGCACGCTCCCGATAAAGACCTGCCGCCCGCGCAGCCGCAGCGTCAGGTCCACCGGCCGGTCGCTCGGCGCCGGCCCGTCCTCTCCCCGGTTCTCGCCCGCGTCTCCCCACATGTCTCCATGCGCATCGCCCCGGGATACCCCCGGCATCCCCGCCGCCCACCGGTCGATCGCGTCGATCGCCCGCGCCAGGTCCGGCGCCACCGGCCCATCCCGGCCCAGCGCGCGCACCGTCCGGCCGATCCCAGCCACCGACAGGGTCAGGTCCCCGTCCGCCCCATCGCGTTCCAGACCCTGTTCCAGACAGGCCCATTCCAGGCTGGCCCATTCCAGACAGCAACGCCCCACCAGGCGCCCCACCAGACGCACCGACAGGGTCGACCAGGCGGCATGCACATCCTGCACCAGCAGGGTGCGCCCATCGCCCGCCAGCGCCAGCGTCAGCCCGCCATCCCGCAGCATCCCGGCCTCCGGCAGGGCAGGGGGCACGGACCACCCCAAGGGCCGCCGAAACGGCAATTCCCGCGGCAGCCACACCTGCCGGACCGACAGCGCCAGCGCCAGGCGGCTCGCCGCCGGGCCGGCCGCCTCATCCCAGACGCCGCGCCCGTGCAATCCCGCCAGGCCGAACCCGATCGACCACCCCCCCGGTCCCGTCACCCGCAGCGCCAGACGCCGGGCCGCCCAGGTCGCGTGTCCGGCCGCCATCCCGCCCGGCCATCCCGATCGTCCCGGCATCTCCGCCAGCGGCAGCATGATGCGCACGGCCTCGCCCCGGCCGCGCAGCATCCATGCCGCGTCCGGCCGCGCCGGGTCGGTCACGCGCAGCACCTGCGCGCCGTCCAGCCCCACGCGCAACTGCCCCGGATGCAGCAGCGACAGCGACAATACCACGCGCTCCGCCGCCCAGGCGGCCCGGTCACGCCCCGCCGGCCCGCCGATCGGCCCGTCCAGCGCCGGTCCCGCCAGCACGATCCGCGC
Proteins encoded in this region:
- the phaR gene encoding polyhydroxyalkanoate synthesis repressor PhaR, with protein sequence MEAILPDASSPVAPIVIKKYANRRLYDTESSIYITLDTLADMVRAGKEFVVHDARTGDDITRAVLTQIIMEEETKGRAMLPATFLRQLIRFYGDSMQGLVPDYLDQMMEQFAAGQKQVRATMQRTMETFLPPEMEKIGRQNLAMMDRAMSMFAAFYQPAPDQPPASRSPEPAPPSAPSAAETMEQELQRLRQEVASLRDALAPSDADADAMDFTTDFTATRQARSR
- a CDS encoding DUF2125 domain-containing protein; the protein is MIVPAPPALSRMARRIVQGCRARRLAVPWLTMSCLAVACLMLADLSAWWVAQCRLDAAVARWSADLARQGWQVRTGVRMRGGSPLTARIVLAGPALDGPIGGPAGRDRAAWAAERVVLSLSLLHPGQLRVGLDGAQVLRVTDPARPDAAWMLRGRGEAVRIMLPLAEMPGRSGWPGGMAAGHATWAARRLALRVTGPGGWSIGFGLAGLHGRGVWDEAAGPAASRLALALSVRQVWLPRELPFRRPLGWSVPPALPEAGMLRDGGLTLALAGDGRTLLVQDVHAAWSTLSVRLVGRLVGRCCLEWASLEWACLEQGLERDGADGDLTLSVAGIGRTVRALGRDGPVAPDLARAIDAIDRWAAGMPGVSRGDAHGDMWGDAGENRGEDGPAPSDRPVDLTLRLRGRQVFIGSVPVGWP